From Erigeron canadensis isolate Cc75 chromosome 8, C_canadensis_v1, whole genome shotgun sequence, one genomic window encodes:
- the LOC122579252 gene encoding glutaredoxin-C3 gives MHYQTESWGTYLPHTTTITDPLHRIERLASENAVVIFSLSGCCMCHAIKRLFCGMGVNPTVYELDQQPLGKEMEKALMRVLGTTSPVPVVFVGGKLVGAMDRVMASHINGTLVPLLKEAGALWL, from the coding sequence ATGCATTACCAAACCGAATCATGGGGTACCTACTTGCCACACACGACCACCATTACCGACCCGTTACACCGTATCGAACGCCTCGCTTCCGAGAACGCAGTGGTCATATTCAGCCTCAGCGGCTGTTGCATGTGCCATGCCATAAAACGTCTGTTTTGTGGCATGGGCGTCAACCCAACCGTTTATGAGCTTGACCAACAACCCTTAGGGAAAGAAATGGAGAAAGCACTAATGAGGGTTCTTGGGACCACCTCACCGGTGCCCGTGGTGTTTGTTGGTGGCAAGCTTGTTGGAGCAATGGATAGAGTTATGGCTTCTCATATTAATGGTACACTTGTGCCTCTACTTAAAGAGGCAGGTGCACTGTGGCTTTAA